One stretch of Cohnella algarum DNA includes these proteins:
- a CDS encoding MerR family transcriptional regulator, which translates to MSLGSREACEILGVSQTTLKRWISYFPNVFPKDQLGHYLFAERELKLLEKIKEEVRGGVPMDKIELPVAPERDGASSAGAAAFPGTEADTLRLRVAQLERALAQKADEVVTAQIYQHRQEIDELRLMLRQLSEAVEGLQQAAAAREPEAARPEPARKPEPAAGGARTTGSAAVRAARRKVFWLF; encoded by the coding sequence GTGAGTCTGGGATCCCGGGAAGCATGCGAAATACTGGGCGTCAGCCAAACGACGCTCAAGCGCTGGATATCGTACTTTCCGAATGTTTTTCCGAAGGATCAGCTGGGGCATTATTTGTTCGCCGAGCGGGAACTGAAGCTGCTGGAGAAAATAAAAGAGGAGGTGCGCGGCGGCGTGCCGATGGATAAAATCGAGCTGCCCGTCGCGCCGGAGCGGGACGGGGCTTCGTCCGCGGGCGCGGCGGCTTTCCCCGGAACCGAGGCGGACACGCTCCGGCTGCGCGTCGCCCAGCTGGAGCGGGCGCTTGCCCAGAAAGCGGACGAAGTCGTCACCGCGCAAATCTATCAGCACCGGCAGGAGATCGACGAGCTGCGGCTCATGCTTCGCCAGCTAAGCGAAGCGGTCGAGGGGCTGCAGCAGGCGGCGGCCGCGCGCGAGCCGGAAGCCGCGAGGCCGGAGCCCGCGCGCAAGCCCGAACCGGCGGCGGGAGGCGCCCGCACGACCGGATCCGCGGCGGTCCGGGCGGCGCGGCGGAAGGTGTTTTGGCTGTTCTGA